The segment AACGTCATCCAGGGCTGGCAGCAGGGCCTGGCCGGGGTGCCGGTCGGCAGCCGGGTCGTGATGAGCATCCCGCCGGCGCTGGGCTACGGTGACCAGGCGCAGCAGGGCATTCCCGCCAAGAGCACCCTCGTGTTCGTGGTGGACGTCCTGGCGGCCTACTGACGCGGGCTGCGGCAAGGCGGTAGCATCGCCAGCCACCCCGGCCGCCTGGGAGGAACGATGCGCCGCCGCCGTACCGCCGCGTTGCTGCCGGCCCTTGTGCTGCTGGCCGGCTGCGCGGGCGGCCCGCAGGCGACTGCGGGCGGCCCGGACATGGCGGCGGGTCTCGACGTGACAGTGGGCGGTCTCGACGTGACAGTGGGCGGCCCGTTCGGCGCCAGGCCGACGATCGCCTTCACCGGCGGCAGGCCCGCCGCCGGGCTCCAGGTGGACGAGCCGGCCACCGGCGCCGGCCCGCCGCTCGCGGCGGACGACGTGGCGATCGTCCAGTACACCGCGCACGTCTGGGACGGCAAGGACAACCGCCTGGTCGACTCCACCTTCGACCGCGGCACGCCCGCCGCCTTCCCGGCGGGCGAGGGGCTCGGCGGGGCGCTGCGGGGCCACCGGGTGGGCAGCAGGGTCGTCGCCGCGGTCCCGCCCCGGACGGGCGGCGCCGGCCCGGGCGAGGAGCTGCTGTACGTCGTCGACGTCCTCGGCGCCCATCCCACGGGCGCCTCGCTCGAGGCGGGCGGCGGCACGCTGGCCGGCGTGCGCGTCACCGGCGGCGCCCGGCCCGCCCTGGCGGTGCCCACCGGCCCGCCGCCCGCCGCGTTCGCGGTCAAGGTGCTGGCCAGGGGCGACGGGCACGCGACGCAGGCGGGGCAGCTCGTCGTCGCCCAGTACGAGGGCGCGCTCTGGAGCAGCCGCCGCGTCTTCGACACGACCTGGACGACCGGCCGGCCGAAGGCGTTCAGGATCGGCGACGGCAGCGTGATCAAGGGCTGGGACCGGGCCCTGGTGGGCGTGCCCGCCGGCAGCCGGGTCCTGATGATCGTGCCGCCCTCCTACGGGTACGGCACTGCCGGCGACCCCGCCCACGGCATCACGGCCTCCGACACGCTGGTCTTCGTCGTGGACGTGCTGGCCGCGTACTGAGGCACGATGGACCCCATGATCCGTGCATTCATCGTCATATCGTCCGCTTTAACCGTCCTGCTCGGTGTGGCGCCCGCTGTCTCCGCCACCGCCAATCCCCCCTTCTGCAAAGGCGTCAAGCCCTGCGTCATCGGCGGGGACGCCGGGCGGACGTGGCTGCACGCCTCCGCCTCCTCCAAGGCCGGGGCACGCGTCGTGGCCGCCCGGCTGCTGCGTAACGCCGGGACCGTCCACCGCCGCTACCACGCTCCGGAGTGGATCGAGATCTGGGTCGTCAAGAAGGGCGCGTGCTGGCGGAAGTACGGCGACGCCGAGATCAGGCCCAGCCGCGCCTGCACCTACAAGCACCTTGAGCGGAAGCTTTCATAGACTCCCGTTGTGAGTAGCGACGACCTCGACGCGCTGGCCCTTCTGCACGACCCCGTCCGCCGCAGCCTGTACGCGGTCGTCGCGGCCCGCGGCGGCGACGTGGGCAGGGGAGAGGCGGCCGAGGCCGCGGGCGTGTCCAGGACCCTGGCGGGCCACCACCTCGACAAGCTCGTGGAGGCCGGGCTGCTCGAGAGCGGCTTCCGCCCGCAGGAGAAGAAGGGGCCGGGCAGCGGCCGGCCCGCCAAGGTCTATCGCAGGGCCAGGGGCGAGCGGTCGGTGAGCCTGCCGCCGCGCGACTACGCCGCGCTCGCCTCCGTCCTGGCCGGAGTCGTGGACGCCCTGGGCGCCGAGGAGCAGGCCGAGCAGGCCGCGCGCGCGGCGGGCGCCAGGATGGCCGGCAAGCACGCCGGAGAGCCGGTCGGGCAGGTGCTCGAGGCGCGCGGCTACGAGCCGTACGAGGAGGGCGGCGCGCTGCGGCTGCGCAACTGCCCCTTCCACGTGCTGGCCGAGGAGCAGCCGCTGCTGGTGTGCTCCATGAACCTGGCCCTGTGCCAGGGCCTGCTGGAAGGCCTCGGCGATGACCCGGCCAGGGCCGCGCTCGACCCGCGGCCGGGGGAGTGCTGCGTCACTCTAAAACAAACGGATATTGACATAGAAGGCGGCTGATGGTGTGCTGAGCGTCATGCATCTCGCCGAAATGAACCTCGCCCACCTCCGCGCGCCCACCGACAGCCCCGAGCTCGCCGAGTTCGTCGCACTCCTGGAGCCCATCAACGCCCTCGCCGACGAGGCGCCGGGGTTCGTGTGGCGGCTGAAGGAGAGCGAGGACGACCCCACCGCCACCGTCATCCACGAGTACGGCGACCACCTGCTGATCAACTTCTCGGTGTGGGAGTCGCTGGACACCCTGTGGAACTACGTCTACCGCAGCGCCCACCTGGACGTGCTGCGCCGGCGCAGGGAGTGGTTCCTGCGCATGGCCGAGCCGTACATGGTGATGTGGTGGATCCCCGAGGGCCACATCCCCACCCTGGCCGAGGGCATGCGGCGGCTGGAACGCCTCAAGGCCGAAGGCCCGAGCCCCGAGGCGTTCACGTTCAAGGACTCCTACGACAGCAGCGAGGCCGCCAGCCTGCCGGCCGCCGCCGAGGCCACGAAGTAGGCCAGGTCCTCCTCCAGACCCCTGCCCATCGTCGAGAGCCGCACCGGGGACTCGCGCAGCGCCTCGTGCAGGCCGTCCACCGGCACCGGCACCAGGCGGTGCCGCACGGCCAGCAGCTCGGCCTGGTCCCTGACCCGCTCGCCGAAGTCCCCGGGCAGCACGGGCACCGGCACGTCGGCGGGGGAGAGCGCGACGCGGCCGTAGGCGGTCAGCGAGTGGTGTGAGACGCCGTAGTGGCGCTCGCGCTGGTCGCCCTCGCTGACGCGCAGCGCCGCCACAGGCCGGCCGAGCAGCACGCCCGCCGCGTTCACCGCCTCGCCGGCCGACACGCCGGAGAAGCCCCACCGGGTGCCCGTGCCCAGGTTGCCGGGGCCCTGCGCGACGACCGCCACGTCGGCCTCCAGCACGTGCTTGGCCGCCAGCAGCCCGGTGTGGACGGTGACCGCCTCCACGTCCCCGCCGAACGACTGCCCGACCGTCACCACGCCCGCCAGCCAGCCGATCTCCCGCAGCCGGGCCGCGGCCATCGAGAACCACGCCGGCAGCGCCCCGCCGTCCTGCATCACGTACGCCACCCGCGTGCCGGGCCGGTCGGCGTACAGGCCGCACAGGACGGGCGGCAGCGCCGAGTGCAGGTCGGCCACGACGACGGGCATGCCGTCGAGCGAGTCGGCCTCGCGCAACCGCTCGTGATGCGGGGAGTCCTGCTCGTCGGCGCCGAGCACGGTGGCCTGCAGCGGCGTGTACCTGGCCTTCACCAGGTGCCCGGGACCCGCAGGATCTTGCGGCAAACGGTTAGGGACGGCCACCACCATGGCGTAACCTCCCGTACCGAGACCCATCGCGAGTGCGGTCGTGTTGAGCAGCACCTCGTCGCCGGGTTCCGGGCGGCCGACCAACGGCGGATACGCCAGCGCCCGGCACTCCCCCTCGGGGACGGCGACGTCGAGCTCCACCGCTCCCGGCCACTCGCGTCGGATCCGTACAACCTCGCCCTTGCGCCATCTGATCACGGGGGCAGGGTAGCGTCGATGCAGGAGGAGTGAGGCAGATGTCGCGCCGGAAGACGGAACGGTTGCTCAATCTGGTTATCTGCCTGCTCGCCACCCGGCGGCCGTTGTCGGCCGAGCAGATCCGCCACGTGGTGCCCGGCTACGACCGCGACGGCGACGAGGCGTTCCAGCGCATGTTCGAGCGCGACAAGAACGAGCTGCGCGAGATCGGCATCCCCATCGACGTGGTGCGCGATCCCTGGGAGGACGAGCCGGGCTACCGGATCGAGCGGCAGTCGTACGAGCTGCCCGAGATCACCCTGGAGCCCGACGAGGCCGCCGTGCTGGGCCTGGCCGCGCAGGTGTGGCAGCGGGCCAGCCTGGCCGAGGCCGCCTCCGGGGCGCTGCTGAAGCTGCGCGCCGGCGGCGTGGCCACCGACCAGCCGCTCGGCGCCGGGGCGCTGGAGCTGCGCGTCGACACCCGCGACCCGGCCTTCCCCGCGCTGTGGGACGCCGTGCGCGACCGGCGCGCGGTCCGCTTCGACTACCGCAGCGCCGGCAGCGAGAACGTGCGCGCCCGCACCGTGGAGCCGTGGGGCGTGGTCAGCCGCAACGGCCGCTGGTACCTCGCCGGGTTCGACCGCGGCAGGCAGGCGCCGCGCGTCTTCCGGCTCAGCCGGATCCCTGGGCAGGTCACCGTCCTGGGCAAGGCGGGGGCGTTCGAGGTGCCCGAAGGGGTGGATCTGCGGGGTATGGTCGGCTTTCCCGACGACTCGCCGGACGAGCGCGTGGCCGTCATCCGCGTACGCCGCGGGACGTGCGAAGGGCTGCGCCAGCTGGCCACGGCCGTGCGCGCGGGCGACGGCGGCTGGGACGAGGCCGAGCTGTCCTTCTTCGACCCCGAACGCCTGGCCGGCTGGATGGCCAGCCTCGGCGCCGACGTGGAGGTCGTCGAGCCGCCGGACGCCCGCGAGGCCGTCATCCGCCGACTGAAAGGGGCAGCAGCATCGTGAGTGAGCGCAGCGAACGAACCAATGGACGCAGCAGTGGTCACTCATGCGACCGACGAAGGAGGACGCATGAGTGGGTCCGCTGACAGGCTGCCGAGGTTGCTGGCGCTCGTGCCGTACCTGATGTCCCATCCGGGGGCGCAGGTCGGCGAGGTGGCCGCGGTGTTCGGGCTGAGCGAGAAGCAGCTCATCGACGACCTGCAGCTCGTGTGGATGTGCGGCCTGCCGGGCCACACCCCGGGCGACCTCATCGACGTCTCCTGGGACGGCGGCGAGATCATCATCGACAACGCCGACACCATCGCCAGGCCGCTGCGGCTCGGCATCGACGAGGCCAGCGCGCTGCTGGTCGCCCTGCGCATGCTCGCCGCCACCCCCGAGCTCGCCGAAGTGCCCGGCGACGCGCTGCCCCGGGTGACGGCCAAGCTCGAGCGGGCCGCGGGCGAGGGCGCCGCCACCGTCAGCAGCCAGCTCGCCGTCGACGTGGACGCCGCCCCCGACGCGCTGCCGCGCGTGCGCGAAGGGCTCACCAGGGGACGGCGGCTGTCGCTGCGCTACTACGTGCCGGGGCGCGACGAGGTGACGCCGCGCGAGGTCGACCCCATGCGGATCGTGGTCGTGGACGGCCGGACCTACCTCGAGGGATGGTGCTACCGCGCCGAGGCGATGCGGCTGTTCAGGCTCGACCGGATGCTCGGCGTGGACGTGCTCGACGTGCCCGCCGATCCGCCGGAGGAGGCCGAGCCCATCGACGTCACCCGGGGCGTCTTCCGTCCGTCGCCCACCGACGAGCTGGTCGAGCTGGAGCTCAGCGCCGCCGGACGGTGGGTGGCCGAGTACTACCCGTGCGAGCAGGTCACCGAGCTGGGCGAGGGGCGCCTGCGGGTGGCGCTGCGGGCCCGCGACGAGGACTGGATACTCAAGCTGGCGCTGCGCCTGGGCGACACCGGCCGGGTCGTCTCGCCGCCGGAGATGGCCGAGACCGTACGGCAGGAGGCCGAGCGCGCCCTGGCCCTGTACGCTCACCAGTCATGACGTGGATCTACGTGGCGATCGGGCTGGGCGTGTGCGGGCTGGCGGTGCTCGGGATCGCGGGTGCCCGGGTCGTCGTGGCGGCACGTACTCTGAAGGGGGAAATCGCTGAGGCGACAGCCCAGCTGGAGCCGAGGCGGGTCAGATTGACGGGCCGAGGGGATGAGACCATGCCCCAGGCAGCGTACGATCGTGGCTGAAACAGGCACTCGCTAGAAAAGGGCGTTTCATGTCGAATCTCGGAGTTCCCGAACTTCTGATCATCGCGCTGGTGCTCGTGTTGCTGTTCGGTGCCAAGAAGCTGCCCGAGATGGCCCGCGGCGTCGGCAGGTCGCTGCGCATCTTCAAGTCCGAGACGGCCAAGCTGCGCGAGGACGACGACGACACCCACACCGTCCAGGCCCAGGCACAGGCACCCGCTCAGCCGCAGCCCGCCCAGCCGCAGCCCGCGCCGCAGATCCAGGCCCCGCCCGCGCTCTCGGTCGAGGAGCAGGCCAGGCAGCTGGAGGAGCAGGCCGCCAAGCTGCGCGCCAGCGCCGCCCAGGCCGACAAGCACGCCTGACCACCCCCATCCCTCCTCGTCACCTGGACTGCTAGATGGCGCTGCTCAAACGGTCAAGCCAGCCCGCGCCTGACCCCGAGGGCCGCATGCCCCTCATGGAGCACCTGCGCGAGCTGCGCAACCGGCTGCTCATCGCGGCTATCGCCGTCGTCGTGGGCATCATCATCGGGTGGATCTTCTTCGATCCGGTCTGGGCGTTCATCAAGGAGCCGTTCTGCGAGACGCCGCAAGCCCAGCAGTTGCGCCCAGGCCAGTGCACGCTGACCTACGGCGGCATCTTCCAGTCGTTCTTCCTGACACTGAAGATCTCGGCGCTGGTCGGCGTCCTCGTGTCCTCACCCGTCTGGCTCTACCAGATCTGGGCCTTCGTCACCCCGGCCCTCTACCGTAACGAGAAGCGTTACTCGATCGCCTTCCTCGGGCTGGCCATCCCGCTGTTCGGGGTCGGCGCCGTGCTCGCGTACGTGATCATGGACACCAGCCTGGCCATCCTGCTCGGGTTCGCACCGAGCGACACCTTGCCAGTCATCCAGATCGACGAGTACGTCAACTACGTACTCATCATGATCGTGATCTTCGGCGTCTCGTTCGAGCTGCCGTTGCTCCTGGTGTTCCTCAACATCATCGGCGTGCTTCCCCACGCCACGGTCAAGAAGCACCGCCGCTGGGTGGTCTTCGCCATGTTCGTCTTCGGCGCGGTCATCACGCCCGGCGGCGATCCGCTGACGATGATGGCGCTGGCCGCGCCCATGGTCGTGCTCTACTTCCTGGCCGAGTTCTTCATGTACATGCGCGAGAAGCGCATGCCCGCCACCGAGGACTTCTCCCATCTGTCCGACGACGAGGCCTCGCCGCTGGTTGAGGACTCCGCCTCGCTCGATGACGAGCGCCCCGGGGAGGATTCCGGTTCGGCGCGATAGGCGATAAGTTCCGGGCGTGTCCCCTCAACTCGCCCTGCTCGTCAACCCCGCCGCCCGCGGCGGCCGCACGGTGCGCCTGCTGGAGCCCGTGGCGCGGCGGCTGCGTGCCGGAGGGGCCGAGCTGTCGGTGATCGTCGGCGACGACGCCGCCGACGCGCTGGAACGCGCCTGCACCGCCGTGGTCGAGCGCCCCGACGCGCTCGTGGCCTTCGGCGGCGACGGGCTGGTCCACCTGGCCGTCCAGGCCGTGGCCGGCACCGGCGTGCCGCTCGGCATCATCCCGGCCGGCACCGGCAACGACATCGCGGCCGCGCTCGGGCTGCCCTGCGATGACCCCGTCGCCGCCGCCCGCACGGTGCTGCGCATGAAGCCGCGCCTGTTCGACGCCGCCCGGATCGTGGCCGGATCCGCCGACGAGCTGTTCGCGGGGGTGATGTGCTGCGGCTTCGACTCCCGCGTGAACGAGCGGGCCAACCGCCTGACCTGGCCGCCCGGCATGGGCCGGTACGTGCTGGCCACGGCGCAGGAGCTGCGGTCCTTCCGGCCGATCCCGTTCCGGGTGACCCTCGACGAGGACGAGGTCGTCGAGCGGGAGGTCATGCTGGTCGCCGTGGGCAACACGCGCTCCTACGGGGCGGGCATGCGGGTGTGCCCGGACGCGCGGCCCGACGACGGGCTGCTGGACGTGATGATGCTGGACGCCGTGTCGAAGGCCGAGTTCGTGCGGGTGTTCCCGAGCGTGTACCGGGGGACGCACGTGGGGCATCCGGCGGTGTCGGTGCGGCGGGTGCGCAGCGTGCGGCTGGAGGCTCCCGACGTGGTCGCCTACGCCGACGGTGAGCGCGTGGGATCGGCGCCGGTGCACTGCGAGGTGCGCCCCGGAGCGCTGCGCGTGCTCGTTTGAGATCTACATTGTAAAGGCGCCTGGCCGGGGTGGCCCGGGGGAGCCGGATGACCTTGCGGAGCACGGTGGGACCGACCGGAATGGCGATTTCGGTAGGCTGGCGGGTATGACAACGCCAGCGGAACGCTATGCGGCCTTCCGTCAGAGACATGGGGACGACGGGGCCGCGCTGAGATCGTTCCGAGGTCTCTACGACTTCGAGCTGGACGACTTCCAGCTGGACGCCTGCCGAGCCCTGGAGGCCGGTGACGGAGTCCTGGTGGCGGCGCCCACGGGGTCGGGCAAGACGGTCGTCGGCGAGTTCGCCGTTCACCTGGCCCTGGAGCAGGGCCGCAAATGCTTCTACACCACCCCCATCAAGGCGCTGTCCAACCAGAAGTACAACGACCTGGTCAAGCGCTACGGCACCGCCAAGGTCGGCCTGCTGACCGGCGACAACAGCGTCAACGGCG is part of the Nonomuraea helvata genome and harbors:
- the tatC gene encoding twin-arginine translocase subunit TatC, translated to MALLKRSSQPAPDPEGRMPLMEHLRELRNRLLIAAIAVVVGIIIGWIFFDPVWAFIKEPFCETPQAQQLRPGQCTLTYGGIFQSFFLTLKISALVGVLVSSPVWLYQIWAFVTPALYRNEKRYSIAFLGLAIPLFGVGAVLAYVIMDTSLAILLGFAPSDTLPVIQIDEYVNYVLIMIVIFGVSFELPLLLVFLNIIGVLPHATVKKHRRWVVFAMFVFGAVITPGGDPLTMMALAAPMVVLYFLAEFFMYMREKRMPATEDFSHLSDDEASPLVEDSASLDDERPGEDSGSAR
- a CDS encoding helix-turn-helix transcriptional regulator, which encodes MSGSADRLPRLLALVPYLMSHPGAQVGEVAAVFGLSEKQLIDDLQLVWMCGLPGHTPGDLIDVSWDGGEIIIDNADTIARPLRLGIDEASALLVALRMLAATPELAEVPGDALPRVTAKLERAAGEGAATVSSQLAVDVDAAPDALPRVREGLTRGRRLSLRYYVPGRDEVTPREVDPMRIVVVDGRTYLEGWCYRAEAMRLFRLDRMLGVDVLDVPADPPEEAEPIDVTRGVFRPSPTDELVELELSAAGRWVAEYYPCEQVTELGEGRLRVALRARDEDWILKLALRLGDTGRVVSPPEMAETVRQEAERALALYAHQS
- the tatA gene encoding Sec-independent protein translocase subunit TatA — translated: MSNLGVPELLIIALVLVLLFGAKKLPEMARGVGRSLRIFKSETAKLREDDDDTHTVQAQAQAPAQPQPAQPQPAPQIQAPPALSVEEQARQLEEQAAKLRASAAQADKHA
- a CDS encoding helix-turn-helix transcriptional regulator — translated: MSSDDLDALALLHDPVRRSLYAVVAARGGDVGRGEAAEAAGVSRTLAGHHLDKLVEAGLLESGFRPQEKKGPGSGRPAKVYRRARGERSVSLPPRDYAALASVLAGVVDALGAEEQAEQAARAAGARMAGKHAGEPVGQVLEARGYEPYEEGGALRLRNCPFHVLAEEQPLLVCSMNLALCQGLLEGLGDDPARAALDPRPGECCVTLKQTDIDIEGG
- a CDS encoding helix-turn-helix transcriptional regulator, yielding MSRRKTERLLNLVICLLATRRPLSAEQIRHVVPGYDRDGDEAFQRMFERDKNELREIGIPIDVVRDPWEDEPGYRIERQSYELPEITLEPDEAAVLGLAAQVWQRASLAEAASGALLKLRAGGVATDQPLGAGALELRVDTRDPAFPALWDAVRDRRAVRFDYRSAGSENVRARTVEPWGVVSRNGRWYLAGFDRGRQAPRVFRLSRIPGQVTVLGKAGAFEVPEGVDLRGMVGFPDDSPDERVAVIRVRRGTCEGLRQLATAVRAGDGGWDEAELSFFDPERLAGWMASLGADVEVVEPPDAREAVIRRLKGAAAS
- a CDS encoding DUF3866 family protein; the protein is MIRWRKGEVVRIRREWPGAVELDVAVPEGECRALAYPPLVGRPEPGDEVLLNTTALAMGLGTGGYAMVVAVPNRLPQDPAGPGHLVKARYTPLQATVLGADEQDSPHHERLREADSLDGMPVVVADLHSALPPVLCGLYADRPGTRVAYVMQDGGALPAWFSMAAARLREIGWLAGVVTVGQSFGGDVEAVTVHTGLLAAKHVLEADVAVVAQGPGNLGTGTRWGFSGVSAGEAVNAAGVLLGRPVAALRVSEGDQRERHYGVSHHSLTAYGRVALSPADVPVPVLPGDFGERVRDQAELLAVRHRLVPVPVDGLHEALRESPVRLSTMGRGLEEDLAYFVASAAAGRLAASLLS
- a CDS encoding diacylglycerol/lipid kinase family protein translates to MSPQLALLVNPAARGGRTVRLLEPVARRLRAGGAELSVIVGDDAADALERACTAVVERPDALVAFGGDGLVHLAVQAVAGTGVPLGIIPAGTGNDIAAALGLPCDDPVAAARTVLRMKPRLFDAARIVAGSADELFAGVMCCGFDSRVNERANRLTWPPGMGRYVLATAQELRSFRPIPFRVTLDEDEVVEREVMLVAVGNTRSYGAGMRVCPDARPDDGLLDVMMLDAVSKAEFVRVFPSVYRGTHVGHPAVSVRRVRSVRLEAPDVVAYADGERVGSAPVHCEVRPGALRVLV
- a CDS encoding FKBP-type peptidyl-prolyl cis-trans isomerase codes for the protein MRRRRTAALLPALVLLAGCAGGPQATAGGPDMAAGLDVTVGGLDVTVGGPFGARPTIAFTGGRPAAGLQVDEPATGAGPPLAADDVAIVQYTAHVWDGKDNRLVDSTFDRGTPAAFPAGEGLGGALRGHRVGSRVVAAVPPRTGGAGPGEELLYVVDVLGAHPTGASLEAGGGTLAGVRVTGGARPALAVPTGPPPAAFAVKVLARGDGHATQAGQLVVAQYEGALWSSRRVFDTTWTTGRPKAFRIGDGSVIKGWDRALVGVPAGSRVLMIVPPSYGYGTAGDPAHGITASDTLVFVVDVLAAY
- a CDS encoding DUF3291 domain-containing protein, which gives rise to MHLAEMNLAHLRAPTDSPELAEFVALLEPINALADEAPGFVWRLKESEDDPTATVIHEYGDHLLINFSVWESLDTLWNYVYRSAHLDVLRRRREWFLRMAEPYMVMWWIPEGHIPTLAEGMRRLERLKAEGPSPEAFTFKDSYDSSEAASLPAAAEATK